A region from the Argonema galeatum A003/A1 genome encodes:
- a CDS encoding methyl-accepting chemotaxis protein, with amino-acid sequence MFQNLSLRAKAIGFAIALGTLPVLGIGAVAYYFANRSITQDVMQFQQAYAVELADKLSRFMFERYGDIQTIANLPMFANQRASSIISENEKRYTLNRYLDTYQVYDHIAVFDLSGNLIVKSRGEGVENYRDGDYFQQVLKTKRPFISKPEFSNSSNDWVIYLAAPVKDRATGKIIGVVRSRLPIKYIRERIKSLGNIEQQSHVVDVSGKFFVTRDLKEIGQEVQLEYPFFRQLQAAKQVDVRVVYSQTDKIYKVLASAPTPELEGMPNLRWIVLVDNDTAVAFKTQRELLVTLLMGTGATALVVSAIAAVIADRTTKSINVIVNAITTSTTEIAATVEQQERVATQQASSVNQTTTTITELGASSKASAEQAESSAENARQLLKVAESSAAGAHQVLNLAQQGTQTVDSTKSGMSALKEKVGEIAHQTMHLKEQTNQIGIITNIVSDLATQTHMLALNAAVEAVRAGEYGKGFGVVAAEIRKLADQSKQSAQKINALVVAIQSAIDSTVMVTDEGRKTAEEGIKLSQQTAEAFTNVTVAIENVVLSNQQTSLAAIDDIVVGSQQISLTAQQQAIATQQVVDAMNSLNQGAVQTATGITQTKIGIQKLNEAAQNLKAIV; translated from the coding sequence ATGTTTCAAAACCTATCCTTACGAGCTAAGGCCATCGGTTTTGCGATCGCCCTCGGTACATTGCCAGTGCTAGGCATCGGTGCAGTAGCTTACTACTTCGCCAACCGCTCGATTACGCAAGACGTGATGCAGTTCCAGCAAGCCTATGCAGTTGAACTGGCAGATAAACTCAGTCGCTTCATGTTTGAGCGCTATGGGGACATTCAGACGATCGCAAACCTGCCTATGTTCGCCAACCAGCGTGCGAGTAGCATCATCTCTGAAAACGAAAAGCGTTATACGCTAAATCGCTACCTGGATACTTACCAGGTCTATGACCATATAGCCGTTTTCGATCTGTCGGGAAATTTAATTGTCAAATCCCGTGGGGAAGGAGTAGAGAATTACAGGGATGGAGATTATTTTCAGCAAGTCCTGAAAACAAAACGCCCCTTTATCAGTAAGCCTGAATTTTCAAACTCCAGCAATGACTGGGTAATTTACTTGGCGGCACCAGTGAAAGATAGGGCGACGGGTAAAATCATTGGGGTAGTGCGATCGCGATTGCCCATCAAATACATTAGAGAGCGTATCAAAAGCCTGGGCAATATAGAGCAACAATCTCATGTAGTCGATGTCTCTGGTAAATTCTTTGTCACTCGCGACCTAAAAGAGATAGGTCAAGAGGTTCAGTTAGAATATCCTTTTTTCCGACAACTGCAAGCAGCAAAGCAGGTAGATGTCCGAGTGGTTTATTCCCAAACAGACAAAATTTATAAAGTGTTAGCCAGCGCTCCCACCCCAGAATTAGAGGGGATGCCCAACCTACGCTGGATCGTACTGGTTGACAACGATACAGCCGTTGCCTTTAAAACGCAGAGAGAGCTTTTAGTGACGCTTTTGATGGGAACTGGGGCAACCGCCTTAGTTGTAAGTGCGATCGCAGCTGTAATTGCAGACCGAACCACCAAGTCAATCAACGTCATTGTCAATGCTATCACCACCTCGACCACCGAAATTGCCGCAACAGTCGAGCAACAGGAACGAGTCGCCACTCAGCAGGCTTCTTCTGTAAATCAAACCACCACCACAATAACTGAGTTAGGTGCATCTTCAAAAGCTTCAGCAGAACAAGCAGAATCCTCAGCAGAAAATGCACGTCAGTTACTAAAAGTGGCAGAATCCTCAGCAGCGGGCGCACATCAGGTGTTAAACCTAGCGCAGCAGGGAACGCAAACAGTAGATAGCACCAAGTCGGGTATGTCTGCGCTAAAAGAGAAGGTGGGAGAGATCGCACACCAGACTATGCACTTGAAAGAGCAAACCAATCAAATTGGCATTATCACCAACATAGTCAGCGATCTCGCCACCCAGACGCATATGCTCGCCTTGAACGCTGCCGTAGAAGCAGTGCGTGCGGGAGAGTATGGCAAAGGATTTGGCGTCGTAGCAGCTGAAATCCGCAAACTCGCCGACCAAAGCAAACAATCAGCCCAGAAAATTAACGCTCTGGTTGTTGCTATCCAGTCCGCGATCGATTCCACAGTGATGGTAACCGATGAAGGCAGGAAAACAGCAGAGGAAGGGATAAAACTTTCTCAACAGACAGCAGAAGCTTTTACGAACGTGACTGTTGCGATCGAAAATGTTGTTTTGAGCAACCAACAAACTTCGTTGGCGGCGATCGATGATATCGTCGTCGGTTCTCAACAAATTTCCCTCACCGCTCAACAGCAAGCGATCGCAACTCAGCAAGTGGTTGATGCAATGAACAGCCTCAATCAGGGAGCAGTACAGACAGCCACCGGCATCACTCAAACCAAAATTGGCATTCAAAAACTCAATGAAGCCGCTCAGAATCTCAAGGCGATCGTCTAG
- a CDS encoding NUDIX domain-containing protein, translating into MTYRNPTPTVDIIIELIDRSHRPIVLIERKNLPLGWAIPGGFVDYGETVETAARREAQEETGLNVELIEQFHVYSDPNRDPRQHTMSVVFIATATGKPKAGDDAKVINVFESWRVPTNLCFDHDRILQDYWRYRHYRIRPRLS; encoded by the coding sequence GTGACTTACCGAAATCCTACTCCTACTGTCGATATCATCATTGAATTGATCGATCGATCGCATCGACCAATAGTGCTAATTGAACGTAAAAATCTACCCCTGGGTTGGGCTATTCCTGGTGGTTTTGTGGACTACGGCGAAACTGTCGAAACGGCAGCGCGACGAGAAGCTCAGGAGGAGACGGGTTTAAATGTCGAGTTGATTGAGCAATTCCACGTTTATTCTGACCCGAATCGCGACCCGCGTCAGCATACGATGAGCGTTGTGTTTATTGCTACGGCGACGGGGAAACCAAAGGCTGGGGATGATGCTAAGGTAATAAATGTTTTTGAATCTTGGCGAGTTCCGACTAATCTCTGTTTTGACCACGATCGCATTTTGCAGGATTATTGGCGTTATCGGCATTATAGAATTCGCCCTCGTTTGTCTTAA
- the psbA gene encoding photosystem II q(b) protein, with protein sequence MTTTIQQRSSANVWERFCEWVTSTENRLYIGWFGVLMIPTLLTATTAYIIAFIAAPPVDIDGIREPVAGSLLYGNNIISGAVVPSSNAIGLHFYPIWEAASLDEWLYNGGPYQLVIFHFLIGIFCYMGRQWELSYRLGMRPWICVAYSAPVSAASAVFLIYPLGQGSFSDGMPLGISGTFNFMIVFQAEHNILMHPFHMLGVAGVFGGSLFSAMHGSLVTSSLVRETTENESQNYGYKFGQEEETYNIVAAHGYFGRLIFQYASFNNSRSLHFLLGAWPVIGIWFTALGVSTMAFNLNGFNFNQSIVDSQGRVIGTWADIINRANLGMEVMHERNAHNFPLDLAAGVAAPVAMTAPAING encoded by the coding sequence ATGACCACCACCATTCAACAGCGCTCCAGCGCTAACGTTTGGGAACGGTTCTGCGAGTGGGTCACCAGCACCGAAAACCGCCTCTACATAGGCTGGTTCGGCGTCCTGATGATCCCCACCCTCTTAACCGCCACCACCGCCTACATCATCGCCTTCATCGCTGCACCGCCAGTGGACATCGATGGTATCCGCGAACCAGTTGCAGGTTCCTTGCTCTACGGAAACAACATCATCTCCGGAGCAGTAGTTCCTTCCTCTAACGCTATCGGTCTGCACTTCTACCCAATTTGGGAAGCAGCTAGCTTAGACGAATGGCTCTACAACGGTGGCCCATACCAGCTAGTGATATTCCACTTCCTGATCGGCATCTTCTGCTACATGGGTCGTCAGTGGGAACTCAGCTACCGTTTAGGTATGCGTCCTTGGATCTGCGTTGCATACTCAGCTCCTGTATCCGCCGCATCCGCCGTGTTCCTAATCTATCCTTTGGGACAAGGTAGCTTCTCTGATGGTATGCCATTGGGAATCTCTGGAACCTTCAACTTCATGATCGTGTTCCAAGCCGAACACAACATCCTCATGCACCCCTTCCACATGTTGGGAGTAGCGGGTGTATTTGGCGGAAGTTTGTTCTCTGCGATGCACGGTTCGTTGGTAACTTCTTCCTTAGTGCGTGAAACCACTGAGAACGAAAGCCAAAACTATGGCTATAAGTTCGGACAAGAAGAAGAAACCTACAATATCGTAGCCGCTCACGGTTACTTCGGTCGTTTGATTTTCCAATACGCTTCCTTCAACAACAGCCGTTCCTTGCACTTCTTGTTGGGTGCATGGCCGGTAATCGGAATCTGGTTTACGGCTCTGGGTGTCAGCACGATGGCTTTCAACCTGAACGGTTTCAATTTTAACCAGTCGATTGTTGATTCGCAAGGTCGGGTAATTGGGACTTGGGCTGATATTATCAACCGCGCTAATTTGGGTATGGAAGTGATGCACGAACGCAATGCTCATAACTTCCCTCTCGATTTGGCTGCTGGTGTTGCTGCTCCTGTGGCTATGACTGCTCCTGCTATCAATGGTTAA
- the malQ gene encoding 4-alpha-glucanotransferase has translation MPFPRSSGILLHPTSFPSRFGVGELGLEAYRFVDFLTESKQQFWQILPLGPTGYGNSPYMCFSAMAGNPLLISPEKLRDDGLLNEEDFANLPEFPADKVDYELAIKTKIPLLQKACENFKTKASEFLQKEFAGFCQSKAYWLDDYALFMTFLDTHEGASWHTWSPELAKREPGTMDQLGRRLNAEIIFHKFVQFQFFRQWSELKRYANMRGIQIIGDIPIYVAHNSADVWANPQIFCLDEETGEPALMAGVPPDYFSETGQLWGNPVYNWEELQKDNFHWWVQRFQSMLDYVDIIRVDHFRGFESFWAVKQGEETAMYGEWVDAPGTALFEVVKEKLGNLPIVAEDLGVITPEVEALRDRFKFPGMKILQFAFGSDPGNPYLPFNYDRNCLAYTGTHDNDTTVGWFDKLSDEEKNSVLRYLGCTSADGIHWDLIRLVLSSVANQVITPLQDILGLGTQARMNTPGIGEGNWEWRYRWDALRWEDREFLKTLTEIYGRAPMPV, from the coding sequence ATGCCGTTTCCCAGATCCAGTGGCATTTTGCTGCACCCCACCTCTTTTCCGAGTCGCTTTGGCGTAGGAGAGTTGGGCTTAGAAGCCTATCGCTTTGTAGATTTTTTAACAGAAAGCAAACAGCAATTTTGGCAGATATTGCCTTTGGGGCCAACGGGGTATGGCAATTCCCCTTATATGTGTTTTTCAGCGATGGCTGGCAACCCGCTGCTGATTAGCCCGGAGAAACTGCGAGATGATGGTTTGTTAAATGAGGAGGATTTTGCCAATCTGCCCGAATTTCCAGCTGATAAGGTAGATTACGAGCTAGCAATCAAAACCAAAATACCTCTGCTCCAGAAAGCCTGCGAGAACTTTAAAACCAAAGCTTCAGAGTTCCTGCAAAAAGAATTTGCGGGTTTTTGCCAGAGTAAGGCTTACTGGCTGGATGACTATGCTTTATTTATGACGTTTCTGGATACTCATGAAGGTGCCAGCTGGCATACGTGGTCACCGGAACTAGCCAAGCGCGAACCGGGCACTATGGATCAGTTGGGGCGGCGGCTGAACGCTGAGATTATTTTTCATAAATTCGTTCAGTTCCAGTTCTTTCGCCAGTGGTCCGAACTGAAGCGCTACGCCAATATGCGGGGTATCCAAATTATTGGCGATATTCCTATTTATGTGGCTCACAATAGTGCTGATGTTTGGGCTAATCCTCAAATCTTTTGCCTGGATGAAGAAACGGGCGAACCGGCGCTGATGGCGGGCGTACCGCCAGATTACTTCAGTGAAACAGGTCAATTGTGGGGAAACCCAGTCTATAACTGGGAGGAATTGCAGAAAGATAATTTTCATTGGTGGGTGCAGCGCTTCCAGTCGATGCTGGATTATGTAGATATCATTCGTGTCGATCACTTCCGGGGATTCGAGTCTTTCTGGGCAGTTAAGCAGGGCGAAGAAACGGCTATGTACGGTGAGTGGGTGGACGCGCCGGGGACTGCTTTGTTTGAGGTAGTTAAGGAGAAGTTGGGCAATCTACCTATTGTGGCTGAGGATTTAGGCGTAATTACGCCGGAGGTAGAGGCGCTGCGAGACAGGTTTAAGTTCCCAGGGATGAAGATTTTGCAGTTTGCTTTTGGTTCTGACCCTGGTAACCCTTATTTGCCGTTTAATTACGATCGCAACTGTCTAGCTTACACAGGCACCCACGATAACGATACAACGGTGGGGTGGTTCGATAAATTGTCGGATGAGGAAAAAAATAGCGTCCTGCGTTACTTGGGTTGTACCAGTGCTGACGGAATTCATTGGGATTTGATCCGGTTGGTTTTAAGCTCTGTGGCGAATCAAGTGATTACTCCTCTTCAAGATATCTTGGGATTAGGCACCCAAGCTCGGATGAATACACCTGGGATTGGGGAGGGCAATTGGGAGTGGCGCTATCGATGGGATGCTTTGAGGTGGGAAGATCGTGAATTCCTCAAGACTTTGACCGAAATTTATGGCCGAGCTCCCATGCCTGTTTAA
- a CDS encoding EAL domain-containing protein, with amino-acid sequence MNRTQPSSLCARCETLPTKIEGTGRLYLWFPSGHSLTKVLHYLRKAELDYELKEEGQCLAIQLEEVQTENCVNTLAGILTDNELKNTQALFMTHANAPQLRDCARTTTLARMTHLNQSGWLLDLLEADRVTCQFQPIVSTQDTSVIFGQEALFRGIAPNGSFIAPGQIFSLATEAGILVQLDLIARRIAIRETMRHQIKEHIFINFSPTSIYDPTSCLRSTMEAIDEAGISHEQIVFEVVESNQPQDTEHLKGILNVYQEAGFRMALDDFGEGGSNLNLLHQLRPDFIKLDMRLIRNVQADPYKAFVTEKILEIASHLNIQTIAEGIESVEELHWVKQRGATFVQGYLISPPTTFPLINPPQITTSSLEVG; translated from the coding sequence ATGAACCGTACTCAACCTTCCAGCCTTTGTGCCCGCTGCGAAACCTTACCCACCAAAATTGAGGGAACAGGCAGATTATACCTGTGGTTTCCCTCCGGTCACAGTCTGACGAAAGTCCTCCATTACCTGCGTAAAGCCGAGCTGGACTACGAACTCAAGGAGGAGGGGCAGTGTCTTGCCATTCAGTTGGAGGAAGTCCAAACCGAAAATTGTGTCAACACCTTAGCTGGGATACTGACCGACAACGAGTTAAAAAACACGCAGGCATTGTTCATGACTCACGCGAACGCTCCCCAACTTCGCGATTGCGCTCGCACGACCACTTTGGCTCGTATGACTCACCTTAACCAGTCGGGTTGGCTGCTGGACTTGCTGGAGGCCGATCGCGTCACCTGTCAATTTCAGCCAATCGTCTCTACTCAAGATACCTCGGTGATTTTTGGTCAAGAAGCCTTATTCCGTGGAATTGCTCCTAATGGTAGCTTTATTGCTCCCGGTCAAATTTTCTCGTTGGCGACAGAAGCAGGCATCTTGGTTCAGCTCGATCTCATCGCTAGGCGCATAGCGATTCGCGAGACCATGAGACACCAAATCAAAGAACACATTTTTATCAACTTTTCTCCCACGTCTATTTACGATCCTACTTCCTGCTTGCGCTCCACAATGGAGGCGATCGATGAAGCGGGTATTTCTCACGAACAGATCGTTTTCGAGGTTGTTGAGTCTAATCAGCCTCAAGATACCGAACATCTCAAAGGCATTCTCAATGTCTACCAGGAAGCGGGTTTTCGCATGGCGTTGGATGATTTTGGCGAAGGGGGTTCCAATCTCAACTTGCTCCACCAACTTCGTCCCGATTTTATTAAGCTTGATATGCGTTTGATTCGCAATGTGCAGGCAGACCCTTATAAGGCATTTGTTACTGAGAAGATTCTAGAGATTGCCAGCCACTTGAACATCCAGACGATCGCTGAAGGCATTGAATCGGTTGAAGAGCTGCATTGGGTAAAACAGCGGGGAGCAACTTTTGTTCAGGGCTATCTCATTAGCCCCCCGACGACTTTTCCGCTGATAAATCCCCCTCAAATTACAACAAGCTCTCTGGAAGTTGGGTAA
- a CDS encoding Rid family detoxifying hydrolase yields MNSDELIEKYAQGERKFQKANLSGIDLKGADLSGINLEGADLTGSELDEVNLTKANLTSANFSRASLIKANLSEVQGSSVNFSLAELSGANLSKANLSSANFTNANLNNGANLCGANLSSVNFSNANLDNANLSDTKLNYVNLTKASLIETNLIRSDLSSGNITGANLAGSDLSRANLTAVTLKDTNLPRSRLRGVKLINYDLSGMNLADVDLGAADLTNTKFRKAFLQGINLERAGLQNTDFMKANLKGANLRKADLTNANIYGANLQDADFTGAIMPDGEIYQSEDFEVEFPKQKVSLEKVISMTRKVIRTDAAPAPVGPYNQAIVASGEMVFVAGQIAIDPRVGHVVYTDDVTKQTECVMSNIEAILSAAGANWSDVVKTNVFLTDMNDFAAMNAVYAKYFDEATAPARATVQVSRLPKDVLVEIDCIAVI; encoded by the coding sequence ATGAACAGTGACGAACTTATTGAAAAATACGCACAAGGCGAACGGAAATTTCAGAAAGCAAACCTAAGTGGGATAGACCTCAAAGGTGCAGATTTGAGTGGGATAAACCTAGAGGGTGCAGATTTGACCGGATCTGAGTTAGATGAAGTAAATCTGACTAAGGCCAATCTCACTTCAGCAAACTTTAGTAGAGCATCTCTGATCAAAGCCAATTTGAGCGAGGTGCAGGGTTCTTCAGTAAATTTCAGTTTGGCGGAACTCAGCGGTGCAAATTTGAGTAAAGCAAATCTGAGTAGTGCTAACTTTACTAATGCTAACTTGAACAATGGTGCAAATTTGTGTGGCGCAAATCTGAGTAGTGTAAACTTTAGTAATGCCAACTTGGACAATGCCAACCTGAGTGATACAAAACTAAACTATGTAAATTTAACCAAAGCTTCTTTGATTGAAACAAACCTAATCAGATCGGATCTTAGTAGTGGAAATATAACTGGGGCAAACTTGGCTGGATCTGATTTAAGTCGGGCAAATCTAACTGCTGTTACTCTCAAAGATACGAATCTCCCTAGATCTAGACTTCGGGGTGTAAAACTGATCAACTATGATTTATCAGGCATGAATTTGGCTGATGTGGATTTGGGGGCAGCAGATTTAACAAATACAAAGTTTAGAAAAGCGTTTTTGCAAGGGATAAATCTAGAAAGAGCAGGTCTGCAAAACACAGATTTCATGAAGGCAAATCTTAAGGGTGCAAATCTGAGGAAAGCAGATTTAACTAACGCTAACATTTATGGAGCAAATCTTCAAGATGCAGACTTCACTGGTGCGATAATGCCTGATGGAGAAATTTACCAATCAGAAGATTTTGAGGTAGAATTTCCTAAGCAAAAAGTTTCGTTAGAAAAAGTGATATCTATGACTCGCAAAGTTATTCGCACGGACGCAGCACCCGCACCCGTCGGCCCATACAATCAAGCCATCGTCGCTAGTGGCGAAATGGTTTTTGTAGCTGGACAAATTGCGATCGATCCCAGAGTCGGTCATGTTGTGTATACCGACGATGTAACAAAGCAAACAGAATGTGTTATGTCTAACATCGAAGCCATCCTCTCTGCTGCTGGTGCTAATTGGTCAGATGTGGTAAAAACCAACGTTTTCTTAACAGATATGAACGACTTTGCTGCCATGAATGCGGTCTATGCTAAATATTTTGATGAAGCAACAGCACCAGCTCGCGCTACTGTCCAAGTATCCCGTCTGCCAAAAGACGTTTTGGTAGAAATTGACTGCATCGCTGTAATATAG
- a CDS encoding pentapeptide repeat-containing protein → MDAEELLAKYTEGQRKFSSAKLSGVNIQGADLSEIDLSSADFTGADLSEAKLTKAVLTSTNFSSALLTGTNLSGVLGNYINLSWADLSGADLSGAKLNSQSNLSNANLSGANLSGADLSGANFNNANLSGANLSGANLSGADLSNANLDKTNLNGANLSAAKCNRASFREANLSRANLKTTNLAGANLAGADLSRASLVGATITDVNLQGVKLHAVNLEGFDLSGMNLAQADLMGADLREKNLRKTSLQGANLEGANLRGADLIRANLKGANLKRADLTDARTYGVNIKDIDLAGAIMPDGEIYKPETSKKD, encoded by the coding sequence ATGGACGCTGAAGAACTTTTAGCAAAATACACAGAAGGACAACGGAAGTTTAGTTCGGCAAAGCTGAGTGGGGTAAACATCCAAGGTGCAGACCTAAGTGAGATAGACCTAAGCAGTGCTGATTTTACTGGGGCGGACTTGAGTGAGGCCAAATTAACTAAGGCGGTGCTTACCAGTACTAACTTTAGTAGTGCATTGCTCACAGGCACAAATTTGAGTGGGGTACTGGGAAACTACATAAATCTGAGTTGGGCAGACCTCAGCGGTGCTGACTTAAGTGGTGCCAAGTTAAACAGTCAATCCAACTTGAGTAATGCTAACTTGAGTGGCGCTAATCTAAGTGGTGCTGATTTGAGTGGTGCTAACTTCAATAATGCCAACTTGAGTGGTGCTAACCTGAGTGGCGCTAATCTGAGTGGTGCTGACTTAAGTAATGCCAACCTAGACAAAACAAACTTAAATGGTGCGAATTTAAGTGCAGCAAAATGTAATCGAGCTTCCTTTCGGGAAGCTAACCTAAGTAGAGCCAATTTAAAAACTACAAATTTGGCAGGGGCAAACTTAGCTGGTGCAGATTTGAGTCGAGCAAGCTTAGTTGGTGCCACCATTACAGATGTTAATCTCCAAGGGGTTAAGCTTCACGCAGTAAATTTAGAGGGATTTGATTTGTCAGGCATGAATCTTGCTCAAGCGGATTTGATGGGCGCAGACTTAAGAGAAAAAAACCTTAGAAAAACCTCCCTGCAAGGAGCGAATTTAGAGGGAGCGAATCTCCGAGGCGCAGATTTGATTAGAGCCAATTTGAAGGGAGCAAATCTTAAAAGAGCAGACTTGACTGATGCAAGAACTTATGGGGTAAACATCAAAGATATAGACCTCGCTGGTGCGATAATGCCCGATGGAGAAATTTACAAACCTGAAACATCAAAGAAAGATTGA
- a CDS encoding diguanylate cyclase domain-containing protein, whose amino-acid sequence MFKWLFNNSKYQQVEQNLKRQNQSLKLLGDVTLKIRQSLNLEDILQTTVTEVRQLLACDRLLVYRLWEDGTGSAVAESVDLDYPAVLGQTFPSEVFPVEIHQQYCHGKIKAIEDIKSASISSCLIEFLQDFKVQAKLVVPILFESKLWGLLVAHQCREPRHWSTFEIELLKQLADNLSIAVAQAQLLEALRLSEERYSLAMQATNDGLWDWDLRTDRVYFSFRWKALLGYEESEIGSSIEEWWNRVHPQAQEQIKTQMTDYLAQQVLQDVSEYFISEHQIQHQDGIYRWVLVRGLGKRGTDGKIERIVGSLSDITGRKQAEHQLRLLESVVVNANDAVVITEAEPINDSGPRILYVNQAFSKMTGYSPQEVLGKTPRILQGPKTDRATRAKIRAALKAWQPVRVELVNYCKDGSEFWVELNIAPVADEMGWYTHWIAIQRDITERKRAEEAFGQQAERERLVAQIAQRIRRSLKLSDILSTTVTEVRQFLKCDRVLIYRFWTDGTGSAVTEAVAARWSPILGRTFPAEVFPTEYHDLYKQGRIRAIANVETEAITPCLVDFLHELQVKAKLVVSLMQGDNLWGLLVAHHCCEPRAWQPFEINLLASLSTQLAIAIQQAELYDRLQGANQELQHLAKLDSLTGIANRRMFDEYLDRAWLQMGRDSQPLSLILCDIDYFKLYNDTYGHQAGDHCIQQVAKAISRAAQRPTDLVARYGGEEFAVILTNTGGEGAVKVAEKIRSEVEALNIVHATSSVGQYVTLSLGVASTVPASTSSLAMLIALADEAMYQAKKRGRNQVIVHCASPRC is encoded by the coding sequence ATGTTTAAATGGCTTTTTAATAACTCGAAATATCAACAGGTTGAGCAGAATCTCAAACGCCAAAATCAATCCCTAAAATTGCTGGGAGATGTCACCCTTAAAATTCGCCAATCGTTGAATCTGGAAGACATTCTCCAGACCACGGTTACCGAGGTGCGTCAACTGTTAGCGTGCGATCGGTTATTGGTCTATCGATTGTGGGAAGATGGGACTGGCAGTGCGGTGGCAGAGTCTGTCGATCTTGACTATCCAGCGGTTTTGGGACAAACGTTTCCGTCTGAGGTTTTTCCAGTCGAAATTCATCAGCAGTACTGCCACGGAAAGATTAAAGCGATTGAAGATATCAAAAGTGCTTCGATATCGAGCTGCCTAATCGAATTTCTCCAAGATTTTAAAGTCCAGGCAAAGCTGGTCGTGCCGATTCTGTTCGAGTCAAAACTTTGGGGGCTATTGGTGGCTCATCAGTGTCGGGAACCGCGACACTGGTCAACGTTTGAGATCGAACTCCTCAAACAACTAGCTGACAACCTTAGCATTGCTGTCGCTCAAGCCCAACTGCTCGAAGCATTGCGGCTGAGTGAAGAGCGATACTCCCTTGCTATGCAAGCAACCAACGATGGTCTTTGGGATTGGGATCTCAGAACCGATCGAGTTTACTTTTCTTTCCGCTGGAAAGCCCTGCTGGGGTATGAGGAGTCTGAGATTGGCTCTAGCATTGAAGAGTGGTGGAATCGGGTACATCCTCAAGCGCAAGAACAAATCAAAACTCAAATGACTGACTACCTTGCACAACAAGTCCTGCAAGATGTCAGCGAATACTTTATCAGCGAGCATCAGATCCAGCACCAAGATGGCATCTACCGTTGGGTGCTGGTTCGAGGACTGGGTAAGCGAGGAACTGATGGCAAGATTGAGCGCATTGTTGGTTCGTTAAGCGACATAACTGGGCGCAAGCAAGCAGAACACCAGTTACGTTTGCTCGAATCAGTCGTCGTGAATGCAAATGATGCCGTTGTGATTACTGAAGCTGAGCCGATTAACGATTCCGGCCCCCGAATTTTATATGTAAACCAAGCTTTCAGCAAGATGACTGGCTACAGTCCCCAGGAGGTATTGGGCAAGACCCCGCGCATTCTCCAAGGGCCTAAAACTGACCGGGCAACCCGTGCCAAGATTCGGGCGGCACTGAAGGCGTGGCAGCCAGTTCGAGTGGAGCTCGTTAACTACTGCAAGGATGGGTCTGAGTTTTGGGTTGAGCTGAATATTGCACCCGTTGCCGATGAAATGGGGTGGTATACCCATTGGATAGCGATTCAACGAGACATTACGGAGCGTAAGCGAGCAGAGGAAGCTTTTGGACAGCAAGCCGAACGGGAGCGACTTGTTGCTCAAATCGCTCAACGCATTCGCCGATCGCTAAAATTGTCGGATATTCTCAGTACAACTGTGACAGAAGTACGCCAATTTCTGAAGTGCGATCGCGTGTTAATTTACCGCTTCTGGACAGATGGGACAGGAAGTGCTGTGACAGAAGCGGTTGCAGCCCGTTGGTCACCCATTTTGGGGCGTACTTTCCCCGCCGAAGTTTTTCCGACTGAGTACCACGATCTTTACAAACAAGGACGCATTCGTGCGATCGCAAATGTGGAAACTGAGGCCATCACCCCTTGTCTCGTTGACTTTTTGCATGAGTTGCAGGTGAAAGCAAAACTTGTAGTGTCACTTATGCAAGGAGATAACCTTTGGGGTCTGCTCGTTGCCCATCACTGTTGTGAACCAAGAGCTTGGCAACCATTTGAGATTAACTTGCTCGCTTCATTATCGACCCAATTGGCGATCGCAATTCAGCAAGCCGAACTATACGATCGGCTCCAAGGAGCGAATCAAGAATTGCAACATTTAGCCAAGTTGGATAGTTTAACTGGTATAGCGAATCGTCGTATGTTTGATGAGTATCTCGATCGAGCCTGGTTGCAAATGGGACGGGATAGCCAGCCATTGTCGCTCATTCTGTGCGACATTGATTATTTCAAGCTTTACAACGATACCTACGGGCACCAAGCAGGTGACCATTGCATCCAACAGGTGGCGAAAGCGATTAGTCGTGCAGCTCAACGCCCAACGGATTTAGTCGCTCGTTATGGCGGCGAGGAATTTGCTGTGATTCTCACCAATACAGGAGGGGAAGGGGCAGTAAAGGTCGCAGAGAAGATTCGCTCTGAAGTTGAAGCGCTGAACATTGTTCATGCCACTTCCAGCGTCGGGCAATACGTTACCCTCAGCTTAGGGGTTGCGAGTACCGTGCCTGCCTCGACTTCTTCTCTAGCAATGCTGATTGCACTGGCTGATGAAGCAATGTATCAGGCGAAGAAGCGGGGGCGCAATCAGGTAATCGTTCACTGCGCCTCACCTCGGTGCTAG